CCAGACGCGACTTGCGATGATGAAGATGAACCAGAAAGCGATTATGGATGTGCTAGAGGGACGCGTTCCGAAGAATGTTGTTATTTAAAAAAACTTAGAGGGTATACATAACCAATTAGTTCAGACTCATGGGTGGAATTATTCGTAAAAATAGCCAATTCAAATGGACTGCAGTCATGCAGATTTTTGAATTGGCTTTTTCGTTTAGTCAATTTCATAATTCAATCTTTTCGCTGCGCGGATACAATATATAGTTCAATCAATTTCATAATTAAGTTTTGCAAGTTAAGGTAATTATGAAATTGACTCAGTTGAGTTAAACCTTTCTCAACTATATATCGTATCGGCTTAGCGGTTTTAGGTAATTATGAAATTGACTCAATTGAATTAAAAATGAAAAGTTTTGCATAGTGTGGAATAGATTAGGAAGGATATTTTCGATCATCACCAAACTGTAGCGTATTCAGTTATGACGAGGAATCGCTTGATGTTCAGATAGGACCTATTTTTAATCAACTGTTTTAACAGTTTTAGTGTAATAACAAAGATTAATAGTGTTAAAAGGGAGAGAATAGGTATGAATTTTTCATTCACAGAAGAACAGAAAATGCTGCGCAGTACGGTTAGGGCATTTGTTGATAAAGAAATTATGCCTCATATTGCAGAATGGGATCGAAAAGGGCAATCAGATCCTACGATTTATACAAAACTAGCCGATCTTGGTTTAATGGGTGTTTGCATTCCTACAGAGTACGGCGGCAGTGGTATGGACTATAATTCTCTAGCAATTGTTTGTGAGGAATTGGAGAGGGGGGATACTGCATTTCGGACTGCAGTTTCTGTCCACACAGGATTAAATAGCCTGACAATCCTGCAATGGGGTAATGAAGCGCAAAAGCAAAAATATCTTGTTCCACAGGCGAGTGGAAAGAAGATTGGCGCGTTTGGTTTAACTGAACCTGCGGCTGGTTCGGATGTTGTTGCATTACAAACAACCGCCGTAAAAGATGGCGATAATTATATATTAAATGGTCAAAAAACGTGGATTTCCTTATGTGATGTTGCCGATCACTTCCTCGTGTTTGCCTATACAGGCGACCGATCGGATAAACATAAAGCAATCTCAGCATTCATTGTTGAGAGAACTTGGGAAGGTTTTTCTTCGGTTGCCACAAAGGGGAAGTTAGGCATTCGTGCGGGTAATACAGGAGAGCTCTTCTTTGAGGATGTCAAAGTACCAAAAGAGAATTTATTAGGCGAAGAAGGAGAAGGCTTTAAAATTGCGATGTCTGCGCTAGATAATGGTCGATTTACCGTTGCAGCTGGGGCGGTCGGACAAATTATGGCTTGTATGGAAGCGAGCGTAAAATATTGCCATGAACGTAAAACTTTCGGCAAGGATATTGGACGACATCAACTCGTTCAACAAATGATTGCCAATATGGAGGCAGGCTATCAAATGAGTCGCCTACTCGTTTACCGCGCGGGCGAATTAAAAAATGCAGGCGAGCGAAATACAAGAGAAACATCTCTCGCAAAGTGGCAAGCTTGTGATTTTGCGAATAAAGCTGCGGATGACGCTGTTCAAATTCATGGTGCATACGGTTATTCGGATGAATATCCGGTAGAGCGGTATTTACGAAATTCTAAAGCGCCTGTCATTTATGAAGGGACACGAGAGATTCACACGGTCATGCAAGCGGAATATGTATTAGGATACAGAGAAGATAAGCGATTAAATAAAATGCTACCTGCTTGGCAAGATGATTTATAAAGTTTTGACCTTCTTCGATTTCTTTGATTGCGGATTCCTTTTATTGCAGATTCCTTTTATTGCAGAAATAGACGAAGAGTCGCTCCTATTGCATTCTTTAGCTCCCGAGAAAGCGACCATAGCAAATCTCCTGGCATACCACTAATTCAGAATAGGATATGGATTCTGATGATTTGAGATAAAGAATAATATTTGTGAAAAAAATGTGACAGATAGGTTTCGTTGATATGATGATAATGAAAGCGGATACACCTTGGTGTATTATTCTAAATTAGCAGTTAATTTTAAAAAATCAGTTGACGGATTAAAAAATACGCGGTAAGATAGCATCAATCCAATCGAGTTGGTGATTGAAATCATTCGAAATGAAATTGAAGGAGCGATAAGAAAACCGCATTCCTTTAAAATAAAAAATAAAATCGTTGATGAGGAAAAAGTAAATAGAGTCTTGTATTTACAGAGAGCCGGTATTGGTGGAAGCCGGCAGTGCAACTATTTGCGACATCCCCTCGGAGTGAGTGACTAAACGGGAAACCAATTAGGTCATTCCGGGCGTATCTAGCTACGCTCGTTATGAATGAATAGACTTGTCTATTCGTGAGGTGGCTTATTGCCACGAAACAGGGTGGTACCATGAAAGCTTTTTCATCCCTATATGAAGAACGATGTTTCTTTGTGTGGGATGAAGAGGCTTTTTGTTTTTGAAAAAATACGTCAGGAGGAGTTTTGCAATGAATACTGGAGGTCAAGCAGTGGAAGTTTTTACAGAAAAGCCAATGAAAAATGATGAATTAAAGCAATTGAATGATGGGTCTGCAGTACTCATTCAAGCTTTAAAGGATCAAGAAGTAGAAATCATTTTTGGTTACCCTGGCGGTGCAGTTCTACCAATTTATGATGCGTTATATAAAAATCCAATTTCACATGTGCTTGCTCGTCATGAACAAGGTGCGATACATGCAGCTGAAGGGTATGCACGTGTCTCAGGAAAGCCTGGTGTGGTCATTGCAACATCTGGACCAGGTGCTACGAACTTAGTAACAGGAATAACAGATGCAATGATGGACTCTTTACCACTCGTTGTTTTCACAGGTCAAGTTGCACAAGAAGTCATTGGAACGGATGCTTTCCAAGAAGCTGATATTATCGGCATTACACAACCAATCACAAAGCATAATTACCAAGTAAATGACATAAATGATTTACCTAGAATTATTAAAGAGGCCTTTCATATTGCTTCAACAGGAAGAAGAGGGCCTGTACTCGTTGATATTCCTAAAAATATTGCAACTGATTTATTTGAACCAGTTGATGTTGAAAGTAAAGCTGTAGAGGTGAATTTGCCAGGCTATCAGCCAACAACAAAGCCAAACTTTTTACAAATTCAAAAAGCCGCTTCAGCAATTTCCGAAGCAAAGAAGCCGTTACTTCTTGGCGGAGCAGGAATCCTGCATGCACAAGCGATGGAAGAATTCAAAACATTTGTTGAACGACACCGTATTCCGGTTGTCAATACATTGCTTGGATTAGGCAGTATTCATGGCGAGCATGAATTATTTCTAGGCATGGCTGGGATGCATGGAACGTACACTGCCAACATGGCAATAAACGATTGCGATTTACTCGTGAATATCGGCGCAAGATTTGACGACAGGCTTACCGGTAATTTACAGAAATTTGCACCGAATGCGAAAGTGATACACATCGATATTGACCCTGCTGAAATCGGCAAAAACGTCCCAACGGAAATTCCAATCGTTGCAGATGCAAAAGAGGCTTTAAGTGAGTTGTTGAAACAAGAGGTTTCTTCTCCGAATACTAGGGAATGGGTGGCGCACTTGAAAAAGTCAGCCGAAGAATATCCACTCTGGTACAAAGAAGATGACTCGTGCTTATTGCCGCAACAAGCTGTTCAGCTTATCCACCGAATTACAAAGGGAGACGCGATTGTCACAACTGATGTAGGGCAACACCAAATGTGGGCTGCACAATATTATTCTTTAAATAATCCAGACCATTGGGTAACGTCAGGCGGACTCGGTACGATGGGCTTCGGATTTCCAGCGGCAATTGGTGCTCAACTAGCCAAGCCGAATGCGAGAGTCGTGTCAATCGTCGGGGATGCTGGTTTCCAAATGACAGCACAAGAGCTCTCTTTGCTTCAAGAATTAAGAATACCTGTAAAAGTCGTAATATTGAATAATGAAAGCCTCGGAATGGTCCGTCAGTGGCAAGAAACATTTTATGAAGAAAGGTATTCAGAGTCGTTAATTCCTGTTCAACCTGATTTCGTAAAGCTAGCCGAAGCATACGACTTAAAAGGTTACCGAATTAATTCAGCAGAAGAAGCAGAAGCCATTTTTGAAGAAGCACTCTTATCTGATGAACCGGTTGTCATTGACTGTCGCGTTAAGCAACTTGAAAACGTCTATCCAATGGTTGCACCAGGTAAAGGATTAAGTGAAATGATTGGGGTGAGGGAAGAATGAGAAGAGTCATCACGGTAACAGTGATTAATCAAAGTGGTGTACTTAACCGCGTGACTGGGCTACTAATGAAACGGCAGTTCAATATCGA
This window of the Sporosarcina pasteurii genome carries:
- a CDS encoding acyl-CoA dehydrogenase family protein → MNFSFTEEQKMLRSTVRAFVDKEIMPHIAEWDRKGQSDPTIYTKLADLGLMGVCIPTEYGGSGMDYNSLAIVCEELERGDTAFRTAVSVHTGLNSLTILQWGNEAQKQKYLVPQASGKKIGAFGLTEPAAGSDVVALQTTAVKDGDNYILNGQKTWISLCDVADHFLVFAYTGDRSDKHKAISAFIVERTWEGFSSVATKGKLGIRAGNTGELFFEDVKVPKENLLGEEGEGFKIAMSALDNGRFTVAAGAVGQIMACMEASVKYCHERKTFGKDIGRHQLVQQMIANMEAGYQMSRLLVYRAGELKNAGERNTRETSLAKWQACDFANKAADDAVQIHGAYGYSDEYPVERYLRNSKAPVIYEGTREIHTVMQAEYVLGYREDKRLNKMLPAWQDDL
- the ilvB gene encoding acetolactate synthase large subunit encodes the protein MKNDELKQLNDGSAVLIQALKDQEVEIIFGYPGGAVLPIYDALYKNPISHVLARHEQGAIHAAEGYARVSGKPGVVIATSGPGATNLVTGITDAMMDSLPLVVFTGQVAQEVIGTDAFQEADIIGITQPITKHNYQVNDINDLPRIIKEAFHIASTGRRGPVLVDIPKNIATDLFEPVDVESKAVEVNLPGYQPTTKPNFLQIQKAASAISEAKKPLLLGGAGILHAQAMEEFKTFVERHRIPVVNTLLGLGSIHGEHELFLGMAGMHGTYTANMAINDCDLLVNIGARFDDRLTGNLQKFAPNAKVIHIDIDPAEIGKNVPTEIPIVADAKEALSELLKQEVSSPNTREWVAHLKKSAEEYPLWYKEDDSCLLPQQAVQLIHRITKGDAIVTTDVGQHQMWAAQYYSLNNPDHWVTSGGLGTMGFGFPAAIGAQLAKPNARVVSIVGDAGFQMTAQELSLLQELRIPVKVVILNNESLGMVRQWQETFYEERYSESLIPVQPDFVKLAEAYDLKGYRINSAEEAEAIFEEALLSDEPVVIDCRVKQLENVYPMVAPGKGLSEMIGVREE